CAGCAGCTTCACTATTCGGAGATGGAAGTTTCTGCACGGCCTTGTGAGTTCTAACCCTCTTTACCCTGCAACTGAAGAGATATGATTTATTTTGAAGATTAGTAAAACCTACATATAATAAACTTGATCAACTCAGAAATACTATGATTTTACTTGAATCATCAATCATGTTTTCTTTGGCTAAATGCTGGTAACAATAAGCATTAACAGAATTGTGACATACTACATTTTTTGCTAAAACAACTAGCTCTAACAGAATTGTGACGTACTACATTTTTGCTAAATGCTCATATATCGTGTGAGTTGATATCATGAGAAAAATGAGTGCATTTTTCACTTTATAACAGGATTGTCTATCTCACGTATCATTTCCCTTCTGCCCTCCATCAGAGGTGGTCTGAGCAGCAATCAGAAAGACAAGTACTGTGGTTCACATATTCCAGAACAATGAAGAAGAAAATCAAAGGTGCTTTTACATTGACCAACAACAGAACTAGGAGAAACTTTTGATTTCTTTGATAAGTCAAAAAAGAACTAGGAAAATCCAAAAGGTCATAATCAAACAAAACTATGCAGATTCTTCAGAGACATATAACTTGTCTGCAAAGAAATCGAGGAAGATCTAAAGTGGACAGTCTCATCTATTTCTTATCCTGTTTGCCCTGCTATACCAATTACAGCAAAAATTCTATTACAAGTCTATAAAGATATCCATTCCAGTCAATGCATTTGTTTTCTTATGCTAGGCAATAAAGCATGTCAATCCTGAATTTCAGCATCTTTAAATAGCCAGCTAGAATAAATGGGAACTCAATCTTGGAAATCTCTATCAGTTTAATTTAGTATAGTATTTGCATTACCAACCTTAAAGAATTAATGCGCTTCTCAATGATTTCTTTCTGTTCAACATCAAAAGCAGACCATTTTTCATCTGATGCAGCAGTATCACCAGTTCCTATATCTGCATATGAAATAGGTATAGAGAAAGGTCATTCAAATGCCAGTTACCAAAAACGGAGCAAACTGTCATATGCTTGAACCAACCTTGACATAAAAGAAAGGATTTGTCACCATAGCAGTTTAGTCTCCAATACACATTACCATCAGTGTTTAAAAAGAAAGGCTCCGTCCTAACAGCTTCAGATCTTTGATTATCTGTAGACAAAATAATAGCCAGAACCCAAATATATGAAAATGTTCAATATAATCATTGAAGTTACAATAGGCCAGGCATCATAACAAACAAgtataaatcatatttcatatagaAATTTCATTTGAGAATGAAGTGAAAGCTTGATGGGAAAATAGCAATATATGTTGTTGTAATCTTGCTCTGGACTTGGTGTTAATGAGCTTCTCTTTATCATCTCTAATTGCATGGAGCAGCTGTCTGATGATTGTGACAAAGGTAGGATTTTCCATGTTTTCACTATGGAATGTGGGTTAATAGCCGACAACCGACTAAGCTGTATGCCGTATCGTCAAGGTACTATAATTTACTTTCTGAGACGGATGGTGATGTATCTATGTTAAAAGCTCTATGATTTCACAAGGCAAATCTAAGTCGGCAAGCAAATGCTATAGTTTAAGAGGAAAAAAAATCCCGAAATACAGGCACGTTCAAAACAAACAATTAAAATCTCAAACATCATAAATGGTGAAATAAATGACAGCAATTAAAATAGGTGGTTGCATCCATCAATACCCCAGCAGCTTGCAGCATGCTGAATGGGAACATTTTTTCTTTAAGTTACGACATTAATCTAACTGTCACTTATCATGGcataatatagatacaaaatgCTAATAGTCCTAAGTTGTTTTACAAGACACTCAATGTCTCAATATTAAGAACCTAAGGTTTTCAGGACCTGAATCAACTGATGCTTATATCAAACTGAAATTAAGTCTTAATGCAGTCCAAGATAACTGCTGTCCGTCTATTTGTCTATCTCTACCTCTCCAtcatagatagatagatagatagatagagagagagagtgagagagagagagacgtgaTAAACCTGCAATATATAATTTACATCAAGAATGACCTTGTGATTACAACTATAGGTTCACTGCTGTAGGAATCAGCTTTGCGGATAACATTTTTGTGGCAAGTGAATAAGGAAAATCTTGTACCCTATCTATAGTAAGACAATAGAATAAATGTAACCAGTACATCTTAATTGCACCTCTTAAATTGGTATACTAGAACAAGACTCTCCGCGTTAAAACTAAATTGTTTAATGTCTGTCTTGGGGCTCCAGGTATCCTATAAGGTAATAACAGATGACATGGTTCTAAAGCTAGAAAAAAAGAGATTAACAAGTCTGTTATTGGTCCACATAACGTCAACATGATCAACTAAAAATCTAGTAATATCTTATTCCATATTGGACTTCCTTTAACATGACTGTTAGATATGCACATTTATGAGAGCCATATGGGAAAATAAATGAACTTAAAACTTGCATGTAGAACTAAGCACGTACACTTTGAATAAGTGTTCTTTGACTCCATCACAGAAGCATGAGCTTCTGCTGCTTCAAGTTTAATTTGAGTAACAATTGCTTCATGTTCCGATATTGAGATTGGAGCACCATTCTTTTCGATAATGGCTTGAGCTATCTCGTTCTGCATTTTCTGCTTCAGGCGCTTCTCCTGTACAAGTAATAACATTTCATATTTTAGTTTTCATAACATGAAGCACAATGaggctaagtttttttttttttttttcttccatacCTCATCTTTTGCAGCAGCAACTTTTTCTTTTGCTTCCTTTGCCTTTTCAGCAAATTTTGAGTTTTGATCATCAATCCAATCCCTTATCTTTctggaaaatttgtatatataaATTCATTTTGACAAAAAgacaaataaaatagaaaatgtAATGACGAAAGGGGAACTAGGAATATTCTTACACAGTTTCAAGAATTTCATCGCAGATAAAATTTAATATCTTGAGCTTTTCTGAGGGATTCAAGTTCTCAAATTCTTCAGCGTCATCACCTAATGAATCCAATCCCATGGTTTTTGAAACAATAGGAGATTCAGAGATGCACATTTTAATATCAGCATAACATGAGTTTTTTCCTTCTGTCGAGGTTTCGGCAGAAAATCTGGAAAATACATTCATATACAAATGTTAGAAGATGCAAGTGATGTGCTCCTTAAACAAATCAAGAAAAAGATATACCTTTCCTCTTCCTCCTCTTTTAAGAAAGATAGTAGGTTATTAAGAAACTGTATCGTCAAAGAACATTTTCCACGTCGTGAACTTCTCCCCTGCATTATATCTCTAAGAACAGCTTCTGGTTGCCCCTTCTTGATGTCAAGTATCTATCAAAAGTGAAAAGTAGAACAATTGAGAAATGTAAAATTTGATCAGATAATTGTGTAGACCTAAATGCTGCAGATCTAGAAACAGAAAAGAGCCACAGGCAACAAATCAAGGCAGTAAAACTGGATAAGAAAGCACTGACTACTTATAAAacagaatttcaaaaaaaaaatatggggaAAGCTCATGTTCAGCTTAGCAGCTCTGCATCAGACATGCCCCATGTACCGATTTCCAAGATTTTGGGAacaaaaatgaaataatgaactatgGAAAAACAAAAAGTCACCTATGTGTAAGAAAGCATGAAATTCAGTAATTATGCTATGACTAGTGCTCATCCACATTACAGCATGAATGCATGTAAAATATTTTCAAGAAGATCCCATAATAGAGTTTTACTCGGTATTAAGCTACTTGCCTTTCCAAAGGCCGCACAAAACTCTAAAAATTGAAATGCATTCCCAACATCTTCCGACTGTAAATCAATGCCACCAACAGCTGTCAAACCAGTGCCCTGGGGCAATGAAGTCAAGGCAAAAGGATCATTTTCAATAGTGTTATCCTTCACAGAATCTTCCTCGACAGATACAGATCTTTCCTTGTTGTTCTTTCCAGAATCTTGAGATTCTTCTGATGGAGTTTCTTCCGCTGATCTCTTTTTGTTAGGACTGCTTATTGTGCCATTCACTTCAGTTGATCCCTCTTGCTTGACTCTCTTAGATTTTTCCTTGCCGAGAAGACTAATTTTCTTAGGCTTTTCATTAACCTTTTTCCTTTTACATCCCGCAGATTGCTTATCAGAgggattttttgaaaaataagaagGATTCACATTTACGTCTATCATCTCTTCAATACAATTTTCCTTCCCAATATTTTCTGTAGAAACAATGCTTTCCTCCTCCTGTCAATGTTCAGAAACAAGGTATCAGAGCTAATGAGCAGACAAATATTTCCTGTTATCAGTGGCAtaattatataaaagcaaaattaCATTCTTCGGCATATTAATCTTTTTCCGTGAGGCACTCTTGTCTTTCAGAGCTTGGATTTGATCAACATTAGTGATCCCGTTAGTCTGCAGCATATCTGAAACAGAAGAATATCCAGTTGCCTTTGCTGTCTTCACAAGTTGACCAGTGGGTTGGCAACCCCGTCTCTTCCTGAGAATAGAGCCAGTAAGTAATTGATATTCTATTTTAAAAGAACAAACTAAAGAAGGCAACCCACATGCAAAAACTGCAGTTGCAAATGTCTCTGCATTTTGGACATTTCCAATCCTCCAAAAGTGATACTTCTTTTGCAATCTCACCATACCTAGTTTAAAAGCTCATAAAACATAAGTGCACATTTGCAATAAAAAGAATGGTCATTATCAGAAAAATGGTGGGAAGCTTTTAACCTGTTTAGTAGGCATTTTTCACAGATATGAATTGGACAAGGCTTATTATTTCGCATACTCTTACACCCAGCCGTAATGTCCAAAGTCTTTTGGCGGCACTGCATGGAGTTCAGTAAAAGTTAGTACAATAAATACTGAAAGAACAAAAGTGTGAAGTATGGCAGGCCCTTAATCTGCAATTCTATGAAGCTTGTAAGGGAGAACAAGTGGTGCAGTAGCCGCATGTCAATACAAATGACACTTCACATTAACCAACTTAGTATTGTATTGAAGCACAAAGCTCCACCGAGTTTGTCTTGCTTCAAATACATTTTCCAAATTAAAGTATTCAAATAATAACTTTTACTTGAAAACATAAGGAAATTCATCCAAACCATTGTTCAGTTTTAGACTCTTTCATCAAGAAGGACCTTTACATCTCCTGTGAAACCAACATTGGAAAAGGAGCATAATCCTTCCATTATGATTTGCTACTAAAATGAAATCATGGATTAATTTCTAAAATGGTCATGTGCCTAATGCAGAAAATAAGTTCCTCAACAAACTATAGACAAAGTTAGAAACATGCTTCATTacttaagaaatccaaaaatAGCAATATGTTGGCAGATACTTTTTGTATCTGACTGCAGCAAAAAGATGCGTGTGAAGAGGTAATGTTGATTTTGAACAATAAGTACTACATCAATGAACAATGCATCAAAGCAGAAGCACATGATCAATAAGGAAAAATATTATATTTTCATACGAGTAAACTTAAATGGCAAAAGACCAGACACGTTGTAACAGGATTAGACCTAGTGTATAAGCCATGGGTTCAAAC
Above is a genomic segment from Lycium barbarum isolate Lr01 chromosome 12, ASM1917538v2, whole genome shotgun sequence containing:
- the LOC132623090 gene encoding uncharacterized protein LOC132623090 isoform X2 — protein: MAVASGTEKKKEGKMKSPIKKEKVSEKAISSSPAKRNNNPGIRLVHGRIYDSNNGKTCHQCRQKTLDITAGCKSMRNNKPCPIHICEKCLLNRYGEIAKEVSLLEDWKCPKCRDICNCSFCMKRRGCQPTGQLVKTAKATGYSSVSDMLQTNGITNVDQIQALKDKSASRKKINMPKNEEESIVSTENIGKENCIEEMIDVNVNPSYFSKNPSDKQSAGCKRKKVNEKPKKISLLGKEKSKRVKQEGSTEVNGTISSPNKKRSAEETPSEESQDSGKNNKERSVSVEEDSVKDNTIENDPFALTSLPQGTGLTAVGGIDLQSEDVGNAFQFLEFCAAFGKILDIKKGQPEAVLRDIMQGRSSRRGKCSLTIQFLNNLLSFLKEEEEERFSAETSTEGKNSCYADIKMCISESPIVSKTMGLDSLGDDAEEFENLNPSEKLKILNFICDEILETVKIRDWIDDQNSKFAEKAKEAKEKVAAAKDEEKRLKQKMQNEIAQAIIEKNGAPISISEHEAIVTQIKLEAAEAHASVMESKNTYSKYNQRSEAVRTEPFFLNTDGNVYWRLNCYGDKSFLLCQDIGTGDTAASDEKWSAFDVEQKEIIEKRINSLRVKRVRTHKAVQKLPSPNSEAAA
- the LOC132623090 gene encoding uncharacterized protein LOC132623090 isoform X1, with product MAVASGTEKKKEGKMKSPIKKEKVSEKAISSSPAKRNNNPGIRLVHGRIYDSNNGKTCHQCRQKTLDITAGCKSMRNNKPCPIHICEKCLLNRYGEIAKEVSLLEDWKCPKCRDICNCSFCMKRRGCQPTGQLVKTAKATGYSSVSDMLQTNGITNVDQIQALKDKSASRKKINMPKNEEESIVSTENIGKENCIEEMIDVNVNPSYFSKNPSDKQSAGCKRKKVNEKPKKISLLGKEKSKRVKQEGSTEVNGTISSPNKKRSAEETPSEESQDSGKNNKERSVSVEEDSVKDNTIENDPFALTSLPQGTGLTAVGGIDLQSEDVGNAFQFLEFCAAFGKILDIKKGQPEAVLRDIMQGRSSRRGKCSLTIQFLNNLLSFLKEEEEERFSAETSTEGKNSCYADIKMCISESPIVSKTMGLDSLGDDAEEFENLNPSEKLKILNFICDEILETVKIRDWIDDQNSKFAEKAKEAKEKVAAAKDEEKRLKQKMQNEIAQAIIEKNGAPISISEHEAIVTQIKLEAAEAHASVMESKNTYSKYNQRSEAVRTEPFFLNTDGNVYWRLNCYGDKSFLLCQDIGTGDTAASDEKWSAFDVEQKEIIEKRINSLSCRVKRVRTHKAVQKLPSPNSEAAA